The following proteins are encoded in a genomic region of Sorangiineae bacterium MSr12523:
- a CDS encoding LysR substrate-binding domain-containing protein codes for MKFEWLRSFVVLAERLHFGAAAQLLNLSQPALSNQIRQLEEQLGAPLFDRGRHGAKLTDVGRVFLEEARGLLQHADRVVETGRRAARGETGHLVVGFGFATIVLVPRLVSKFRKRRPEARIDLHEMSSHDQIDALRAGRMHVGFIRMPISKEFRQLPVLEDRLMLIVPALAAKRERPRAANLADYARAPFIMPRRSLSVNLHDHIFRMCSKYGFHPRVVQEANEDRTIPALVAAGLGVALIPESQLRPRIEGITVHALDDEMARWRVGAAWRRSRGGPLTMEFLEILKSELNRAQTERSMADEAYEGRKARVNMKPS; via the coding sequence ATGAAATTCGAGTGGCTGCGTTCCTTCGTCGTCTTGGCTGAACGCCTTCACTTCGGGGCCGCCGCGCAGCTCTTGAATCTGAGTCAGCCCGCGCTGAGCAATCAGATACGGCAGTTGGAGGAGCAGCTCGGGGCGCCGCTCTTCGATCGCGGCCGACACGGAGCGAAGCTCACCGACGTGGGAAGGGTCTTCCTCGAGGAGGCGCGCGGCCTTCTCCAACATGCCGATCGCGTCGTGGAAACGGGCCGGCGTGCAGCCCGCGGGGAGACGGGCCACTTGGTCGTGGGATTCGGGTTTGCCACCATCGTTCTCGTGCCGCGCCTCGTATCGAAGTTCCGAAAGCGCCGCCCCGAAGCGCGAATCGACCTTCACGAGATGTCCAGCCACGACCAGATCGATGCGCTGCGAGCCGGCCGCATGCACGTCGGCTTCATCCGCATGCCCATTTCCAAAGAATTTCGTCAGCTACCGGTCCTCGAGGATCGGCTCATGCTCATCGTGCCCGCGCTCGCCGCCAAGCGTGAGCGACCTCGAGCAGCGAACTTGGCGGACTATGCCCGGGCCCCGTTCATCATGCCGCGGCGAAGTCTATCGGTGAATCTTCACGACCATATCTTTCGCATGTGCAGCAAATACGGATTTCATCCGAGGGTCGTGCAGGAGGCCAACGAGGACCGGACGATTCCTGCATTGGTGGCCGCCGGGCTGGGCGTTGCGCTCATTCCCGAATCGCAGTTGAGACCGCGCATCGAGGGCATCACCGTGCACGCGCTCGATGACGAGATGGCACGCTGGAGGGTCGGGGCGGCGTGGCGGCGAAGTCGAGGCGGCCCGCTCACCATGGAGTTTCTGGAAATACTAAAAAGCGAGTTGAACCGAGCGCAGACTGAGCGGTCGATGGCAGATGAGGCCTACGAGGGCCGCAAGGCCCGAGTGAACATGAAGCCCAGCTGA
- a CDS encoding LacI family transcriptional regulator — translation MIGIKDVARRAGVSVGTVSNVVNRPHVVSLATRTKVLSVIEELGYIRDESARQLRAGKSRIMAVLVLDLGNPFFVDIARGAEQAAHEQGLQVITCNSRQRQDAEATYLAMLAEQRVRGVLLSPVDSSSESLERFRRSGISCVFVDRRVPTTEACSVSVDDVEGGALAARHLVETGHTRIAFVNGPSILTQCREREEGLRRVLSEAPGPERQLTVIEGAGTDVACGRDAGARLLGVSPRPTAVACANDLLALGVLQVMVGAGVRVPSEMAIVGYDDIEFAAAAAVPLTSVRQPAVRLGRTAAEMLIAETAEDRFVGETDTHQHRTVVFAPELVVRESSRVQR, via the coding sequence ATGATCGGGATTAAGGACGTGGCGCGCCGTGCCGGAGTATCGGTCGGCACCGTCTCCAACGTGGTGAATCGCCCGCACGTCGTATCGCTGGCGACTCGAACCAAGGTGCTCTCGGTCATCGAAGAGCTCGGATACATTCGCGACGAATCGGCGCGGCAGCTGCGGGCAGGCAAGAGCCGCATCATGGCCGTCTTGGTGCTCGATCTGGGCAACCCGTTCTTCGTCGACATCGCGCGCGGGGCCGAACAAGCCGCGCACGAACAGGGCCTACAAGTCATCACCTGCAACAGCCGCCAGCGACAGGACGCCGAGGCGACGTACCTGGCCATGCTCGCCGAGCAGCGGGTTCGCGGGGTGCTCCTCTCGCCGGTCGACAGCTCGAGTGAGAGCCTCGAGCGCTTTCGCCGCAGCGGCATTTCCTGCGTCTTCGTCGATCGACGCGTCCCTACGACGGAGGCTTGTTCCGTCTCCGTGGACGACGTGGAGGGCGGCGCACTCGCGGCACGGCACCTCGTGGAAACGGGGCACACCCGCATCGCCTTCGTCAACGGCCCGAGCATCCTCACCCAGTGCCGCGAACGCGAAGAGGGCCTGCGGCGCGTGCTTTCGGAGGCACCCGGCCCCGAGCGCCAACTCACGGTCATCGAGGGCGCGGGGACCGACGTCGCCTGTGGTCGCGATGCCGGGGCACGCTTGCTCGGCGTCAGCCCGCGCCCCACCGCCGTCGCCTGCGCGAACGACCTTCTCGCGCTGGGCGTGCTTCAAGTCATGGTCGGCGCCGGTGTACGCGTCCCCTCGGAGATGGCCATCGTCGGCTACGACGACATCGAATTTGCCGCCGCCGCCGCCGTCCCCCTCACCTCCGTGCGGCAGCCCGCCGTGCGACTCGGGCGAACCGCGGCGGAGATGCTCATCGCCGAAACCGCCGAAGATCGCTTCGTCGGCGAGACCGACACACACCAGCACCGCACCGTCGTCTTCGCCCCCGAGCTCGTGGTCCGCGAATCGAGCCGCGTGCAACGTTAG